In one window of Drosophila mauritiana strain mau12 chromosome X, ASM438214v1, whole genome shotgun sequence DNA:
- the LOC117147436 gene encoding uncharacterized protein LOC117147436 yields MKHIMETNLPASIWMNKSSPEPSFATSNGVKNKTVSFSRFIHTDRVADGPTNAVQKKTVFFSRFERTNRAAENLTRPLASMKPKQAVASTSNEPFFASNLKYYPHLPQPAFVGNYQTYAEIKGLWLDGHFSQACNTTPSPAQPRRRNSITNEFPDDPPKRAPNRRYSLVRRNSINPPIANFAMPVLMEENEVQDLNETSGSTKPATSTSKGAIPKQPKKFPLTF; encoded by the exons ATGAAGCACATAATGGAAACGAATCTACCGGCATCCATTTGG ATGAACAAGAGTTCTCCCGAGCCAAGTTTTGCCACGTCCAATGGGGTGAAAAATAAGACTGTGTCCTTTTCGCGATTCATCCACACCGATCGTGTCGCAGATGGCCCGACCAATGCGGTTCAAAAGAAGACTGTGTTCTTTTCGCGATTCGAGCGCACCAATCGTGCCGCAGAGAACCTGACCCGTCCATTGGCCAGCATGAAACCAAAACAGGCTGTGGCTTCCACCTCGAATGAGCCGTTCTTTGCCAGCAACCTGAAGTACTATCCCCATCTGCCCCAGCCAGCTTTTGTGGGCAACTACCAGACCTATGCCGAAATCAAAGGCCTCTGGTTGGATGGTCATTTCTCCCAAGCTTGTAACACCACCCCGTCGCCGGCGCAGCCGCGTCGTCGTAATTCTATTACCAACGAGTTCCCGGATGATCCACCTAAGCGAGCTCCCAACCGCCGCTACTCGCTTGTCCGCCGCAACTCGATTAACCCCCCAATTGCCAATTTTGCTATGCCCGTGCTGATGGAGGAGAATGAAGTGCAGGATCTAAATGAGACCAGTGGCTCCACCAAGCCAGCTACATCGACATCGAAAGGCGCAATCCCGAAGCAGCCCAAGAAGTTCCCCTTAACCTTCTAG